Proteins found in one Candidatus Nitrosocosmicus arcticus genomic segment:
- the tpiA gene encoding triose-phosphate isomerase, with product MKNSNKPAQTKMSNRKGPLIINFKNYLEISGDKALSLTKEAERVSEQTDIEIVLSPPQVLLAWLAKNTKLSVIAQHLDVQQPGPSTGFSIPEIVKDVGGAGSLINHSEHPINLNIIRDLIPRLRSLGLLSIVCAKNLAELRDISSIGPDFVAIEPPELIGTKKSISTEKPSLITDSFQHLKLEASRSQLICGAGINSSEDVRIAVQLGSKGILAASSVVKSKNWYEKIYELASQF from the coding sequence ATGAAAAATTCAAATAAACCAGCACAAACTAAAATGTCTAACAGAAAGGGACCGCTCATAATCAATTTTAAAAACTATCTAGAGATTTCAGGCGATAAGGCCTTGTCGCTTACAAAAGAAGCTGAACGAGTTAGCGAGCAGACGGATATTGAAATAGTTCTGTCTCCCCCCCAGGTCCTATTAGCGTGGCTGGCAAAAAATACAAAATTAAGTGTAATAGCACAACATTTAGATGTTCAACAACCAGGTCCAAGCACGGGTTTTTCAATTCCAGAGATTGTTAAAGATGTCGGTGGAGCCGGGTCGCTAATCAATCATAGTGAACATCCAATAAATCTGAATATTATAAGAGATTTGATTCCCAGATTGCGCTCGCTAGGTCTATTAAGCATTGTTTGTGCCAAAAATTTGGCGGAACTAAGAGATATTAGTTCTATAGGACCAGATTTTGTAGCCATAGAGCCCCCAGAATTAATCGGAACCAAAAAATCTATTTCTACAGAAAAACCATCTTTAATTACTGATTCGTTTCAACATTTAAAATTAGAGGCAAGTCGATCCCAATTGATTTGTGGTGCCGGAATAAATTCATCGGAAGATGTAAGAATCGCAGTTCAATTGGGCTCAAAAGGGATACTCGCAGCTAGTAGTGTGGTAAAGTCAAAAAATTGGTACGAAAAGATTTATGAATTGGCATCGCAATTTTGA